One part of the Streptomyces ferrugineus genome encodes these proteins:
- a CDS encoding NAD(P)-dependent oxidoreductase has translation MSHLLILGGTGRTGIHVLNEAAQRGHRVRALVRNPDAVQAPAGVELIQGTPAHIDDIRKAADGTEAVLSALNNSRASDNPWAKPVSPPMFMTDATRNTLTVMKEEGINRIVLTSTMGAGDDWARLNPVFKALIKVSNLKAGFDDHHGVDQLLRASDVDWTLARAVALTDKPMSGSPRAAEAGTEKPGMRINRADLARFLLDTLEQDTWTRKAPLVWNARGMTRPMLHIPVMRNSFRTLGAPSIDGEPAP, from the coding sequence ATGTCCCACCTGCTCATCCTCGGCGGCACCGGTCGCACCGGCATCCACGTCCTCAACGAGGCCGCACAGCGCGGCCACCGCGTCCGGGCCCTCGTGCGCAACCCCGACGCCGTCCAGGCCCCGGCCGGCGTCGAACTGATCCAGGGCACGCCCGCCCACATCGACGACATCCGCAAGGCCGCCGACGGAACGGAGGCGGTGCTCAGCGCGCTCAACAACTCCCGCGCCTCCGACAACCCCTGGGCCAAACCCGTCAGCCCGCCCATGTTCATGACCGACGCCACTCGCAACACCCTGACCGTGATGAAGGAGGAGGGCATCAACCGGATCGTCCTGACCTCCACGATGGGCGCCGGAGACGACTGGGCCCGGCTCAACCCGGTGTTCAAGGCCCTGATCAAGGTCTCCAACCTCAAGGCCGGCTTCGACGATCACCACGGCGTCGACCAGCTCCTGCGCGCCTCCGACGTCGACTGGACCCTCGCCCGGGCCGTCGCCCTCACCGACAAGCCGATGAGCGGCTCTCCGCGCGCCGCCGAGGCCGGCACCGAGAAGCCGGGGATGCGGATCAACCGCGCCGATCTCGCCCGCTTCCTCCTCGACACGCTTGAGCAGGACACCTGGACCCGCAAAGCCCCCCTCGTCTGGAACGCACGAGGGATGACCCGCCCCATGCTCCACATCCCC
- a CDS encoding FMN-dependent NADH-azoreductase, whose translation MSYLLHIDASSLGEASVSRQVARSFRDEWKGAVVHRDLAVSPAPHLSAAGITARTTDPAERTPEQAKAAAVQDELIEEFLGADAYLFTVPMYNLTMPSVFKAWLDQIMVNGRTLSFDGPPPTVGRPAVLISARGGGYGPGAPKHGMDHLVPTLETVLGHPTNLGLDLTTVLPELTMAPHVPALAPLLPLHEASLTDAHAQARGLATAIGGRQAA comes from the coding sequence ATGTCGTACCTGCTGCACATCGATGCGTCCTCGCTCGGCGAGGCATCCGTCTCCCGTCAGGTCGCCCGGTCCTTCCGTGACGAGTGGAAGGGCGCGGTCGTCCACCGTGACCTGGCCGTCTCCCCCGCCCCGCACCTCAGCGCGGCGGGCATCACCGCCCGCACCACCGACCCTGCCGAGCGCACCCCCGAGCAGGCGAAGGCCGCGGCGGTCCAGGACGAGTTGATCGAGGAATTCCTCGGCGCCGACGCCTACCTGTTCACCGTGCCGATGTACAACCTCACGATGCCGTCCGTATTCAAGGCATGGCTGGACCAGATCATGGTCAACGGCCGCACCCTGAGCTTCGACGGACCTCCTCCCACCGTCGGCCGCCCGGCCGTGCTGATCTCCGCACGTGGCGGCGGCTACGGCCCCGGCGCCCCCAAGCACGGCATGGACCATCTGGTGCCGACGCTGGAAACCGTCCTGGGCCACCCGACCAACCTCGGCCTCGACCTGACGACGGTCCTACCCGAACTGACCATGGCTCCGCACGTGCCGGCACTGGCCCCTCTCCTCCCCCTCCACGAGGCGTCGCTGACCGACGCCCACGCCCAGGCACGCGGCCTGGCCACGGCCATCGGCGGCCGGCAGGCCGCCTGA
- a CDS encoding DsbA family oxidoreductase has protein sequence MKIEIWAEVTCPWCGLGSHRLDRAVERFEHGDEVEVVHHSFPLSSSFPVGEIFSVRDALLRRHGMDASQAEVSTRRIEALAESEGLSPYKVLDNLVGNTDLAHEFLAHASAEGRNREAWDAIFRAYFGQARPVFSLDDLLDLGQQIALDREGTRRALTEHRYQRQVRDDAARAQRLGATGAPFIVVDGKYGIPGAQDSDGLLDVLRTAWDESHPLTPGTDDDAPVCGPDGCAVPAHS, from the coding sequence ATGAAGATCGAGATCTGGGCCGAGGTCACCTGCCCGTGGTGTGGGCTTGGCAGCCACCGTCTGGACCGGGCCGTGGAGCGGTTCGAGCACGGCGATGAGGTGGAGGTCGTCCACCACTCGTTCCCGCTGAGCAGTTCGTTCCCCGTGGGCGAGATCTTCAGCGTCCGTGACGCGCTGTTGCGCCGGCACGGCATGGACGCCTCCCAGGCGGAGGTGTCCACGCGTCGGATCGAGGCGCTGGCCGAGTCCGAGGGGCTCAGCCCCTACAAGGTGCTGGACAACCTGGTCGGCAACACCGACCTGGCGCACGAGTTCCTCGCCCACGCCTCCGCCGAGGGCAGGAACCGCGAAGCCTGGGACGCGATCTTCCGCGCCTACTTCGGTCAGGCCCGCCCGGTCTTCAGCCTGGACGACCTGCTCGACCTGGGTCAGCAGATCGCTCTGGACCGGGAGGGCACCCGCCGGGCGCTCACCGAGCACCGCTACCAGCGGCAGGTCCGCGACGATGCCGCCCGCGCCCAGCGCCTGGGTGCCACGGGCGCGCCCTTCATCGTCGTCGACGGCAAGTACGGCATCCCCGGGGCCCAGGACAGCGACGGCCTTCTCGACGTGCTGCGCACGGCCTGGGACGAGTCCCACCCGCTCACCCCGGGCACCGACGACGACGCTCCGGTCTGCGGCCCCGACGGCTGCGCCGTACCGGCCCACAGCTGA
- a CDS encoding winged helix-turn-helix transcriptional regulator: MEVTSSSGGAAAAGPCARIPAEHMAFIRQVLDRVGDKWSLLVIAVVEAGPLRYTDLQRQVPGISQRMLTLTLRQLQQDGLITRTAYAEVPPRVEYSLTPLGRGLHEIVTSLIGWAADHHDEIREHRARAAAAAAGS; the protein is encoded by the coding sequence ATGGAGGTCACGAGCAGTTCGGGCGGCGCGGCAGCGGCGGGGCCCTGCGCCCGCATCCCCGCCGAGCACATGGCCTTCATCCGCCAGGTCCTCGACCGTGTCGGCGACAAGTGGAGCCTGCTCGTCATCGCGGTCGTGGAGGCCGGCCCGCTGCGCTACACCGACCTGCAGCGCCAGGTCCCCGGAATCTCCCAGCGGATGCTCACCCTCACACTGCGCCAGCTCCAGCAGGACGGTCTGATCACCCGCACCGCCTACGCGGAGGTTCCGCCGCGCGTCGAGTACTCCCTCACCCCGCTGGGCCGCGGCCTCCACGAGATCGTGACGTCCCTGATCGGCTGGGCCGCCGACCACCATGACGAGATCCGCGAGCACCGGGCCCGCGCCGCGGCAGCGGCAGCCGGGTCCTGA
- a CDS encoding aldo/keto reductase gives MQTRTLGAQGLTLSAIGYGAMGTAFAYGPSDDTESIAAIRRAHELGVTHFDTAELYGWGEGEKLLGHALAPIRDEVTIATKFGFTETWGTNSRPEHIREVVDNSLRNLNTDTIDLLYQHMPDPNVPVEDVVGAMKEFVDAGKVKYLGLSNADEDTIRRAHAVHPISALQNQYSIFALDTEPLFPVLEELGIGFVAYSPIARGFLSGGVKSIDHYDANDFRRQLAWWKPENFDVNVAIVEELTKFAESKGATLSQLALAWLLAKKDYIVPIPGSRNLDRVTENVAAAEFTLPAEDLARIAEIAPVGGIGGSRD, from the coding sequence ATGCAGACCAGGACACTGGGCGCCCAGGGCCTGACCTTGTCGGCCATCGGCTACGGCGCGATGGGCACCGCCTTCGCCTACGGCCCCTCGGACGACACCGAGTCGATCGCCGCGATCCGCCGCGCCCACGAACTGGGCGTCACCCACTTCGACACCGCCGAGCTGTACGGCTGGGGCGAGGGCGAGAAGCTGCTCGGCCACGCGCTCGCGCCGATCCGTGACGAGGTGACGATCGCGACCAAGTTCGGTTTCACCGAGACCTGGGGGACCAACTCGCGGCCGGAACATATCCGTGAGGTGGTCGACAACAGCCTGCGCAACCTGAACACCGACACCATCGACCTGCTCTACCAGCACATGCCCGACCCGAACGTCCCCGTCGAAGACGTGGTCGGTGCGATGAAGGAGTTCGTCGACGCCGGCAAGGTCAAGTACCTCGGCCTGTCGAACGCCGACGAGGACACCATCCGCAGGGCTCACGCGGTGCACCCGATCTCGGCCCTGCAGAACCAGTACTCGATCTTCGCCCTCGACACCGAGCCGCTGTTCCCGGTGCTGGAGGAACTCGGCATCGGGTTCGTCGCCTACTCGCCGATCGCACGCGGCTTCCTCAGCGGCGGCGTCAAGTCCATCGATCACTATGACGCGAACGACTTCCGCCGGCAGCTGGCCTGGTGGAAGCCGGAGAACTTCGACGTCAACGTCGCCATCGTCGAGGAGCTGACCAAGTTCGCCGAGAGCAAGGGCGCCACGCTGTCGCAGCTGGCGCTGGCGTGGCTGCTCGCGAAGAAGGACTACATCGTCCCCATCCCCGGCTCGCGCAACCTCGACCGCGTCACGGAGAACGTCGCCGCGGCCGAATTCACGCTGCCCGCCGAGGACCTCGCCCGCATCGCCGAGATCGCCCCCGTGGGCGGCATCGGCGGAAGCCGGGACTGA
- a CDS encoding SDR family NAD(P)-dependent oxidoreductase translates to MRGLQGKRIVIAGGAAGIGASTAERLTKEGASVVIGDRNLDAAQTTAKRLNETGGTALAVEFDLADESSIQALIHTAVTELGGIDGLFNVGADLSPQNLGRDTNLLDMDLAVWRRTFEVNLFGYALTCRAAIPHLLAQGGGAIVNTSSGSAWIGEPERPAYGASKAAINALTRHIASAWGKQGIRCNTVAPGVTMTETAQQQAGEELKAMVLGMVRSPRLGLPADPAAAATFLLSDDATWVNGQAWSIDGGMTIRD, encoded by the coding sequence ATGCGAGGACTGCAGGGCAAGAGGATCGTCATCGCCGGGGGTGCCGCCGGGATCGGCGCGTCCACGGCCGAGCGGCTCACGAAGGAAGGCGCCTCAGTCGTCATCGGCGACCGGAACCTTGATGCCGCACAGACCACGGCCAAGCGCCTCAACGAAACCGGCGGCACCGCGCTCGCCGTCGAGTTCGACCTCGCCGACGAGAGCTCGATCCAGGCGCTCATCCACACGGCCGTCACTGAACTGGGCGGGATCGACGGGCTGTTCAACGTCGGCGCCGACCTCTCCCCCCAGAACCTGGGCCGCGACACGAACCTGCTCGACATGGACCTGGCCGTATGGCGCCGCACCTTCGAGGTGAACCTGTTCGGCTACGCCCTCACCTGCCGCGCGGCCATCCCTCACCTGCTGGCTCAGGGCGGCGGCGCCATCGTCAACACCTCATCGGGTTCGGCCTGGATAGGCGAGCCCGAGCGACCCGCCTACGGCGCGTCCAAGGCCGCCATCAACGCGCTGACCCGGCACATCGCCTCCGCCTGGGGCAAGCAGGGCATTCGCTGCAACACCGTCGCCCCCGGCGTGACCATGACCGAAACCGCGCAGCAGCAGGCCGGCGAGGAGCTCAAGGCCATGGTCCTCGGGATGGTCCGCAGTCCGCGCCTGGGCCTGCCCGCCGACCCGGCCGCCGCCGCCACCTTCCTGCTGTCCGACGACGCGACCTGGGTCAACGGGCAAGCCTGGTCGATCGACGGCGGCATGACCATCCGCGACTGA
- a CDS encoding TetR/AcrR family transcriptional regulator codes for MIKSSGAVPGDRRVRRTRAALQSAVIDLVEERDVSQISVADVVDRADVNRSTFYAHYQDVNELVEDACTSMIDDMIGFVVALDPARANPSGPPEDPVDPDPVLTAFFEHLAEHAGLYRGLLGPTGSARVIEHVRLRTTAAAHSSAYLGATADTPPPDTADPSDLPHDVPAAFAAGALLGVASDWLQRGCPRTPLEMTVLTKPLLLALSAAAITPPAP; via the coding sequence ATGATCAAGAGCAGCGGCGCAGTGCCGGGCGATCGACGTGTGCGACGCACCCGGGCAGCTCTGCAGAGCGCCGTGATCGATCTCGTCGAGGAGCGGGACGTTTCCCAGATCAGCGTCGCCGACGTCGTCGACCGGGCCGACGTGAACCGCTCGACGTTCTACGCCCACTACCAGGACGTGAACGAACTGGTCGAGGACGCCTGCACTTCGATGATCGACGACATGATCGGGTTCGTCGTTGCCCTCGACCCCGCCCGGGCGAACCCGTCGGGTCCCCCGGAGGATCCGGTGGACCCGGATCCCGTACTGACGGCCTTCTTCGAGCATCTCGCCGAGCACGCGGGCCTGTACCGCGGCCTGCTGGGGCCGACGGGAAGCGCCCGCGTCATCGAGCACGTACGTCTGCGCACCACGGCGGCCGCGCACTCCTCCGCATACCTCGGCGCCACGGCCGACACCCCGCCGCCGGACACGGCCGATCCCTCCGACCTCCCCCACGACGTCCCTGCGGCGTTCGCGGCCGGTGCGCTCCTGGGGGTGGCCAGCGACTGGCTGCAGCGCGGATGCCCGCGAACACCACTTGAGATGACCGTCCTGACCAAGCCTCTCCTGCTCGCCCTGTCAGCCGCCGCCATCACGCCGCCCGCGCCGTAG
- a CDS encoding class I SAM-dependent methyltransferase has product MTGYDVLAEVYEWLISDAKLPPAEFAASFDDVLNLLPSNAHVLDCSCGTGQLAVGLAGRGMQVAATDASEAMVRRTAELSEEFGASVRAVRANWEELPDHFQDNTFDMVFCVGNSLHHATGATGRGAALESMSRLLRPGGRLVLTSRTWELVRARGSRLDIRDRLVRRNGRDAVVVYRWEIAPHWEEEHHIEIAIAQVDATGLVLVRSELLSCWPYRYEELEVELHRVGLQTELSTFDLEAENYMVVASKV; this is encoded by the coding sequence GTGACAGGTTATGACGTGCTTGCCGAGGTGTACGAATGGCTCATCTCGGATGCAAAGTTGCCTCCAGCCGAGTTCGCTGCGTCGTTCGACGACGTCCTCAATCTCCTGCCGTCGAACGCTCACGTCCTCGACTGTTCGTGCGGAACCGGACAGTTGGCGGTTGGCCTCGCCGGTCGTGGCATGCAGGTTGCCGCAACTGACGCCAGCGAGGCGATGGTTCGTCGGACTGCAGAGTTGTCTGAGGAGTTCGGGGCATCCGTCCGGGCCGTACGGGCGAACTGGGAAGAGTTGCCCGACCATTTCCAGGACAACACGTTCGACATGGTGTTCTGCGTTGGCAACTCGCTTCACCATGCCACGGGCGCGACAGGCAGGGGTGCTGCTCTGGAGTCGATGTCACGGCTTCTGCGCCCCGGCGGACGCTTGGTACTCACATCCCGCACTTGGGAACTCGTGAGGGCCAGAGGTTCCCGGCTGGACATCAGGGACCGACTCGTCCGCCGAAACGGTCGCGATGCCGTCGTGGTCTACCGCTGGGAGATTGCGCCGCATTGGGAGGAGGAGCACCACATCGAGATTGCGATCGCGCAAGTTGATGCGACCGGGTTGGTTCTTGTCCGCTCGGAACTGCTGTCCTGCTGGCCCTACCGGTACGAGGAACTCGAAGTCGAGCTGCACCGGGTCGGACTCCAGACGGAACTGAGCACATTCGATCTTGAGGCCGAGAACTACATGGTGGTCGCGAGCAAGGTATAG
- a CDS encoding aldo-keto reductase family protein: MSEVRVMVECRRVSFTALEVEARAGRIGDYGVATWTGFEDAFTVADLLDIAARCGGPGHHLAAVQFPVSLVMLKPVAQALEGTGPLAEATAAGLDTFISAPLHSGELPAMVTDELAQLIDPGTTPAEAALRVTASTPGVKHVILGAGRAQHWQAAQHVLALPPLPDKTLHEVIDVLGA, encoded by the coding sequence GTGTCCGAGGTCAGGGTGATGGTGGAGTGCCGCAGGGTCTCCTTCACCGCCCTCGAAGTCGAAGCCCGCGCCGGCCGGATCGGAGACTACGGCGTCGCCACCTGGACCGGCTTCGAAGACGCGTTCACTGTCGCTGACCTTCTCGACATCGCCGCACGCTGCGGAGGCCCCGGCCACCATCTGGCCGCCGTCCAGTTCCCCGTCTCGCTGGTCATGCTCAAGCCGGTCGCGCAGGCCCTGGAAGGCACCGGCCCTCTCGCCGAGGCGACCGCAGCCGGCCTGGACACGTTCATCTCCGCGCCCTTGCACAGCGGAGAACTGCCCGCCATGGTCACCGACGAACTCGCCCAACTCATCGACCCAGGCACCACCCCGGCCGAGGCCGCGCTGCGCGTCACCGCGTCCACCCCAGGGGTCAAGCACGTCATCCTGGGGGCCGGGCGTGCGCAACACTGGCAGGCCGCCCAGCACGTTCTCGCTCTGCCGCCGCTCCCGGACAAGACCCTGCACGAGGTGATCGATGTTCTCGGCGCCTGA
- a CDS encoding fumarylacetoacetate hydrolase family protein, giving the protein MKFASFVHDGKRQSGVVADDQLHPFEHPVDLLDLIVEGEEALREAGERALHASLPVPLADARLLPPLQPPTVRDYMTFENHVAGVARGYGDTVPEEWYVAPAFYFTNPYAVIGAHDDVPVPPGCGRFDFELEVAAVIGKAGRDLTPEQARDHILGYTILNDWSARDLQGREMRVKLGPAKGKDTSTTLGPWLVTADVLEPHRNAEGFLDLALTVAVNGETVGQDRLANMAWTFEEMAAYASRGTWIHPGDVLGSGTCGNGGCLAELWGRGGVLEPPPLVPGNTVTMTVEGIGTISNTVVEGVAPVPLASARRRS; this is encoded by the coding sequence GTGAAGTTCGCGAGCTTCGTCCACGACGGGAAACGGCAGTCGGGAGTCGTCGCCGACGACCAGCTCCACCCCTTCGAACACCCCGTCGACCTGCTGGACCTGATCGTGGAGGGCGAGGAGGCCCTGCGCGAGGCGGGAGAACGCGCCCTGCACGCCTCCCTGCCCGTGCCCCTCGCCGACGCGCGGCTGCTGCCCCCGCTGCAGCCGCCCACCGTTCGCGACTACATGACCTTCGAGAACCATGTCGCGGGCGTCGCTCGGGGATACGGCGACACCGTCCCCGAGGAGTGGTACGTCGCACCCGCGTTCTACTTCACCAACCCCTACGCGGTGATCGGCGCCCACGACGACGTGCCGGTACCGCCGGGCTGCGGGCGCTTCGACTTCGAACTCGAAGTCGCCGCCGTCATCGGCAAGGCGGGCCGGGACCTGACCCCCGAGCAGGCGCGCGACCACATCCTCGGCTACACGATCCTCAACGACTGGTCCGCCCGCGACCTCCAGGGCCGCGAGATGAGAGTCAAACTCGGCCCGGCCAAGGGCAAGGACACCTCCACCACCCTCGGTCCTTGGCTCGTCACCGCTGACGTTTTGGAACCCCACCGCAACGCGGAGGGCTTCCTCGACCTTGCCCTCACCGTCGCCGTCAACGGCGAGACGGTCGGTCAGGATCGACTGGCCAATATGGCCTGGACGTTCGAGGAGATGGCCGCGTACGCCTCCCGCGGCACCTGGATCCACCCCGGCGACGTCCTGGGTTCCGGAACCTGCGGCAACGGCGGCTGCCTGGCCGAACTCTGGGGCCGAGGCGGAGTGCTGGAACCCCCGCCGCTCGTCCCCGGCAACACCGTCACCATGACGGTCGAGGGCATCGGCACCATCAGCAACACCGTCGTCGAGGGCGTCGCTCCCGTGCCGCTGGCCTCCGCCCGCCGCAGGAGCTGA
- a CDS encoding MFS transporter, translating into MVSTPAYDPPAAPPSDVAPAATARHTGTIIAGCLAVCLAQIGLVLPAAINGVMQRTLQTSGGELTWISDAFLVPAAVLALTFGVVGDLYGRKKLVVGAALLSAVGYVVSATSDSAAQLITGQAISGIGAAALFPASLSMVTAITPTPAARAKALASWTTALSLGALIAPLMSGGIVEHASFQWAFGVTGVLAVITAVAAWLLATESSAPEGRSLDWPGQITIAVAMLTLLYGIIQGPSDGWGSAPVVASFVAFVVFIVAFVTVESRSASPMLRLELFRIPAFAASAAMAVIGMFGFLGGAYDLSIRLGVIQHQSPFQAAVPFLVIQGITPFIWPLLVRLLHRVGPGPMLVTGFVSLAGAQLWLRAVPIHESGLIPLLGPLVLNGVGFGLVVAALTAAAVNVVPRNLTGMAAATTSLVRDLGQTLGPAVVGAVALGMAASQLTGSLADAGLTPKEHGIASAILHEGGPLALHTADLGPLSAKLAPYTTDALAQGYNNGLILTAAACVTAAVIAAVFVGFRHSGTAPAEEEGNAA; encoded by the coding sequence ATGGTCTCCACCCCTGCCTACGACCCACCTGCCGCCCCGCCGTCCGATGTAGCACCGGCCGCTACGGCGCGCCACACCGGCACGATCATCGCCGGCTGTCTGGCCGTCTGCCTGGCCCAGATCGGGCTCGTCCTGCCCGCCGCGATCAACGGCGTCATGCAGCGCACGCTCCAGACGTCCGGCGGAGAACTGACCTGGATCAGTGACGCCTTCCTGGTTCCCGCCGCCGTCCTCGCGCTGACCTTCGGCGTCGTGGGCGACCTGTACGGCCGCAAGAAACTGGTGGTCGGCGCGGCACTGCTGTCCGCCGTCGGCTACGTGGTGTCCGCCACCTCCGACTCGGCAGCGCAGCTGATCACCGGGCAGGCGATCTCCGGCATCGGAGCCGCCGCGCTCTTCCCCGCCTCCCTGTCCATGGTCACCGCCATCACACCGACACCGGCCGCGCGAGCCAAGGCCCTGGCCTCCTGGACCACGGCCCTGTCGCTGGGTGCCCTGATCGCCCCGCTGATGTCCGGCGGCATCGTCGAGCACGCCTCCTTCCAGTGGGCGTTCGGCGTGACCGGCGTGCTCGCTGTGATCACCGCGGTGGCGGCCTGGCTGCTGGCCACCGAGTCCAGCGCCCCCGAGGGCCGTTCGCTGGACTGGCCGGGGCAGATCACCATCGCCGTGGCCATGCTCACCCTGCTGTACGGCATCATCCAAGGCCCCTCGGACGGTTGGGGCTCGGCACCCGTCGTCGCGTCGTTCGTCGCCTTCGTCGTGTTCATCGTCGCGTTCGTGACGGTGGAGAGCCGTAGCGCGTCTCCGATGCTGCGCCTGGAGCTGTTCCGCATCCCGGCCTTCGCGGCGTCGGCCGCAATGGCGGTGATCGGCATGTTCGGCTTCCTCGGCGGCGCGTACGACCTGAGCATCCGCCTTGGCGTCATCCAGCACCAAAGTCCCTTCCAGGCCGCGGTGCCCTTCCTGGTCATCCAGGGCATCACCCCGTTCATCTGGCCGTTGCTGGTCCGCTTGCTGCACCGCGTCGGCCCGGGCCCCATGCTGGTCACCGGGTTCGTCTCGCTGGCCGGCGCCCAACTGTGGCTGCGGGCGGTGCCGATCCACGAAAGCGGCCTGATCCCCCTGCTCGGGCCGCTGGTGCTCAACGGTGTCGGCTTCGGCCTGGTCGTCGCTGCCCTCACCGCCGCCGCCGTCAACGTCGTACCGCGGAACTTGACCGGCATGGCAGCCGCCACCACCAGCCTGGTCCGTGACCTCGGCCAGACCCTCGGCCCGGCCGTCGTCGGCGCCGTCGCCCTCGGCATGGCCGCGAGTCAGCTCACCGGCAGCCTCGCCGACGCAGGCCTTACCCCCAAGGAGCACGGCATCGCCTCCGCCATCCTGCACGAGGGTGGCCCATTGGCCCTGCACACCGCAGACCTGGGCCCGCTCAGCGCCAAGCTCGCTCCCTACACCACAGACGCCCTGGCCCAGGGCTACAACAACGGGCTGATCCTCACAGCAGCGGCCTGTGTGACCGCCGCTGTGATCGCCGCCGTGTTCGTCGGCTTCCGACACAGCGGCACCGCGCCGGCCGAGGAGGAGGGGAACGCGGCGTGA
- a CDS encoding MBL fold metallo-hydrolase — MASVTSRTGRIELGHGCYAWIAGDAGWGMSNAGLITGRGASLLVDTLYDLRLTKTMLDALTPLTAPAPISTVVNTHGNGDHWFGNQLVSHAEIIAARGSVADMRQVGPAEMLALTSMDSPAGHFARRIFGRFDHTDIEPALPNRIFDGETVLDIGGTEVRLIDVGPAHSAGDTIVHVPQARTVYTGDIVFAGAAPVVWHGPFARWLAACDLLLGLDADIVVPGHGPVTTKQAVREIRDYLEYVHEQATARFTAGMPAMDAARDIRLGRFADLDESERLAVNVHTVYRELDPSLPPLDGPGLFGCMAELCPRV; from the coding sequence GTGGCTTCCGTGACATCCCGGACGGGCCGTATCGAGCTCGGACACGGCTGTTACGCCTGGATCGCGGGCGATGCCGGATGGGGCATGAGCAACGCCGGGCTGATCACCGGCCGGGGCGCGTCGCTGCTCGTCGACACCCTCTACGACCTGCGGCTGACCAAGACCATGCTCGACGCGCTGACGCCCCTGACCGCCCCGGCACCGATCTCCACCGTGGTCAACACCCACGGCAACGGCGACCACTGGTTCGGCAACCAACTCGTGTCCCACGCCGAGATCATCGCGGCCCGCGGGTCCGTGGCGGACATGCGCCAGGTCGGTCCGGCCGAGATGCTGGCGCTGACCAGTATGGACAGCCCCGCCGGACACTTCGCGCGACGGATCTTCGGTCGCTTCGACCACACCGACATCGAACCCGCCCTCCCGAACCGAATCTTCGACGGCGAGACCGTCCTCGACATCGGCGGGACGGAGGTCCGCCTCATCGACGTGGGGCCCGCGCACAGCGCCGGAGACACGATCGTCCACGTGCCGCAGGCCCGGACCGTCTACACCGGCGACATCGTCTTCGCCGGAGCGGCTCCGGTCGTCTGGCACGGTCCCTTCGCCCGCTGGCTCGCCGCCTGCGACCTGCTGCTCGGCCTCGACGCCGACATCGTCGTACCCGGCCACGGCCCCGTCACCACCAAACAGGCCGTCCGCGAGATCCGCGACTACCTCGAATACGTCCACGAGCAGGCCACCGCCCGCTTCACCGCCGGCATGCCCGCCATGGACGCGGCACGCGACATCCGCCTGGGCCGCTTCGCCGACCTGGACGAGAGCGAACGCCTCGCCGTCAACGTCCACACCGTCTACCGGGAGCTCGACCCCTCACTGCCCCCGCTCGACGGCCCCGGCCTGTTCGGCTGCATGGCCGAGCTCTGCCCCCGCGTCTGA
- a CDS encoding TetR/AcrR family transcriptional regulator, giving the protein MKIRDAASASEGGAAVGRQERRRRKLHDQLYETAVGLFVAQGYEATTMEQIAEAADVARATVFNHFAQKVGFLEEWGVRRRARVAEILGAEHAEDLPVGDRLRRYLKEMGDLNVASRAETTVLMDASARYGHLLQDPSLEIELARIVEQGRQRGEIRAGVDCDQAGQLLAACYFSTILRWIREEPAPFDLHERLSGALDIILLGLLADEAHAGEP; this is encoded by the coding sequence ATGAAGATCCGGGACGCGGCATCCGCCTCCGAGGGCGGCGCGGCCGTCGGGCGCCAGGAGCGCAGGCGTCGAAAGCTGCACGACCAGCTGTATGAGACGGCGGTTGGTCTCTTCGTCGCCCAGGGATACGAGGCGACCACCATGGAGCAGATCGCCGAGGCCGCCGATGTCGCCCGGGCGACCGTCTTCAACCACTTCGCGCAGAAGGTCGGCTTTCTCGAGGAATGGGGAGTCCGCCGCCGCGCCCGCGTCGCCGAGATTCTCGGCGCGGAGCACGCCGAGGACCTGCCGGTCGGCGACCGGCTGCGCCGCTACCTGAAGGAGATGGGCGACCTCAACGTCGCCTCCCGCGCGGAGACCACCGTCCTGATGGATGCCTCAGCGCGGTACGGGCACCTCCTGCAGGACCCGTCCCTGGAAATCGAACTCGCCAGGATCGTCGAGCAGGGGCGGCAACGCGGGGAGATCAGGGCGGGCGTCGACTGCGACCAGGCCGGCCAACTGCTGGCCGCCTGCTACTTCTCGACGATCCTGCGCTGGATCCGCGAGGAACCGGCCCCGTTCGACCTGCACGAGCGCCTCTCCGGGGCGCTCGACATCATCCTGCTGGGCCTTCTTGCCGACGAGGCACATGCCGGGGAACCCTGA